From the Carassius carassius chromosome 34, fCarCar2.1, whole genome shotgun sequence genome, the window AACCaacattaaattatttcaaaagtAGTATGTTCCAAGCCTTCTGAAGCCATACTGTATTTGTGTGAAGGAGGAACCCAAAAGTCATTATTTGCTTCAAATCTTTCCTTCCGATGAACCTCTAAAATCTAATTTGCATTTCAGTATATTAAATGCACAACATGTGAAAATCTGTGCAGTTTGGCATCACTGACATCAATGTCTTGAtgttctttatttattgattaaatatttaaatctttaAGAATAAACAAAAGTTAATGAGATGGGGAAAAAAGTAGAACAACTACTGtagaaaaactactttaaaaaaagtttagaaaaacTAAAAAGCTGTATTTTGCACAGATAGCGCCATACTATCATGCCCACAAATACAGGTTGGATGGCACTGTGTGATTTGAGTTTGTtgagagacagacaaacaaacataataaacaataTATGCACAGAGCAGCCATATTGGATTCTGAAGTTGGAGtattttgatagatagatagatagatagatagatagatagatagatagatagatagatagatagatagatagatagatagatagatagatagaaaattgATTATATATCTATAAAGAAATGAAGTTATAATGAAAGCACAGTGCTAGCATAGTTGTAATGTTgactttgagatgataaataTCAGGTTGACGAACGTTATTTCGCTAACTAGCGTTACAGTGTTGTAGTCTACTACGTTACTCCATACTACGTGATACTCAACCCAGTTTTAAAAAGCGTGAGGATACATAACAACTTCGTTTTGTGTGtgaactttcacactttcattcataaattcacccgtCTGTGTTTGAAAAGTGACAAGGATTAAATCGCGGAATTCAGTCACAAATAGAACTTGCTTCATAAAGCAGAAAGTCACGGAATTCtgccatttttgaatgaataaatcaaaatcatttaatcaaatctcgataaggactagtgtctgtgaatattaaaggtgTTGTTATAcatgtctctgggaatgagtgctctactacacacacacacacacacaaacacacactgaagcacgtgTGGTGTTTTCAGCTTTTCACTATACTGACATATGATGTaggccagtggttttcaaactgtgggtcgcgaaggtattgcaggtgggccgccaattactattaaaagaaataataatatgtaaaaatgtctaagtcataaaataataacatcatttcatatatatgattaaataacaaaaaataaatattaaattgtaactatgcttccactattcaagcttgctgattggtttaaaaataaactgccaatttatcttagatatttttgctgcatatgctacagagcaacaaattcaaacatgcataaatggctgtcaagaaggtcaacataaatggctgtcaacatgtttcctactgactgcttgctccgctgactgtctacccgctgccgctGGATTTGGTTTTCCCATTTTGCTGAGTGGTGcaagcccgagttattttctgttcattgccagttcattcaataaagacaattAACAATCTAGATtttgagtactaagttattaacccaacaataccggggtcagtaaatttttttgcagtgggccgcgcaaacatatttgtttggttgtgtgggccgcgagttgaaaaaggttgggaaccactaaTGTAGGCTACACATGTGCACGCCAGCGCGCTAGGAGAGGATTTCACcattacatttgataaaactatcgtcattcattcgTATCGTATACACAGACAGAAACTGCAATGTCTTTACGACAACCTGTCAGAATAAAATCTCggtataacttgaagaaatttGAACAGAAATATAGTACCATTGCACAGTAGAATATGCTACACTTCAagtagctaataataataatagtttattaaaaaacacagaaactctaCAACCCACCAAATAAAAGATTGGtctaactcaaagaaattatctaagaaattgcacagtaaaatgttcttaaaaaagatctactaaaatgttattttaagagAATATCCCAGAAGTTTTcatagatgttttaatttaaacttgccaaaacaataacaccatttctaatttctaaaagtacatttgtatttgtgcctataatgtttatttgtttattattattgtcagctaataaaacctatgcttcagggaccatattcatataacatctaaggctaactgtagctcttgactggttgaggtagatggtgattaacactaaactgttgaaaatcagttgagtctccccagctggaaatgtcattggctgttaaagttgtgttgtgtttcttataataaattgacatgttGATTACACCTAATCTTTCATAATGCTCTCAATTACATGTCGATGAACACTGTATGCATTTGTGAGTGTGGAGTTGCTTATGGGGTAATGGTCAGGCAGGTGAGAATAAGGTGGGGGGGGGGTCACAGTATACACACTACAAAAAAGACTACACCGCTGTATAGCCTATAATGTTAGTTAGCTCTGACGTTTGTTCTGTGTAAAGTAGGCTACAAAAGTTAACATAGCGTatacatatactatttatcatgaaactgtgataactgtgactaaattcagtatatatacgtctgccatatgttgccaccccGCAAAAAGTCCTGCCCCCTACTtgccaccccatcaatatttttctagatccgcccctgtcacagtccacactacaacgtgaaaactgtgttttaaaatgtatccaTTTTGGAGAGCGTTTTCAAAAAGCTCTGTTTAAAAATGACGTCTCAGTGTGGACAGAAGGGCAAAACGGAGAGAAAAAGATGCTTTCTCAATCTAAAACATATTAGTGTGGACAAGGCCTAATACAACCTAAATGGATGCTCCCTCTAGCAGCTTAATTGGATTTACACATAGCCATGTAATGGTACATGTTTGGTAATATGAATTTAGGTGACAAACTTATAGCTAGCAAGCAAACTGTACGCTATAGTAATGGTAATGCGGCTGAGCAGCTGAGCGGTGATGCTAATGCACTCTAGTTATTATAGTGTGAATGTAACTCCACAATTCAACATAACATAGTTCACAGTCTTTGTAACATGTTTTCGGTAAAATATTTCTAACATTTACAATGTGTTTAGAAATAATTATTTGTCTATTATTTGTCTTTGGTAAACTGCAGTTTAAAGGAGAAAATACATGGCAATGGTGTTGACAGATGAATTTGCATATGGTTTTCCTTTaagcatattaaaaacaaaagcaaaaaaattataaaaacacatGGATCCTGCTGACTCCAGCACGAGATGAACTATGTGAACTGAACCAAGACCAGAAACATATTACATCACTAATACATTATTCTGACAGGTCATCAgtctgaggagaaaaaaaatgtaataataaaataagaggcCCAATCCCATTACGCAGCCTGACAGCTTCAATGAAGTGATAAGTTGAGTGGTTTCTGTCACAGACATTAGTGCTTAGCGAGGCTGCTGTGAGGTCTCTTGGGTCTTGCATTGCTCAAGGACGACGGTTTTCCCACAAGACACTTATATAAGCCAAAAGCAGATGGCGAATGTGGACTCTAGAGAGGGAAGCTGACACCTTGGGACAACAAGTTTAGTCCTCTTGTAAAGGAACAGATTAACGTTATTCTCAAACTGGAAAGATTTTGAACAACCCATCACATCTGTTAATGATAAATGATGAAACAAGCAAAGACTTTAACATTTAACACACTGTGGTTGTGCCATGGTACAGTGACTGAAGCTCATTTGAAAACCAATTAATCTGTAAATATTGTTTTGGAGTTTATTTCCTATATTTGATTGAAAAAAACATGCAATTCTATATCTTCCCTAATGTGCACTTTGAAAActtgaaaacatgaatgtttaaatgtattatatattctgTGTTAGTGTCAGCGCTGCAGTGCAGTGCACTGTGCACATGTTAGGACATAAGAGCTGCTCGCCCACAGGGACCCAATTTAAGTTTGACCTGGGTCAAGTCCCAGTCCCATTCACCTTCTCTCACCCTATTTTCCTATTTTGTCTACACTCTACTTTccttaaaatgaatggcaaataGACTGAAAggccaaacaaataaaaaaattaatttagtttagttatttatctaaataaacaaacaaacaaataatgaagtaaataaaaataataatactaagactataaataatacaaataagagTTGCATTAGAATTACATGAATAGGAACTGATATACAAAGAAATTCAAAGTTTTTATAACAACCATTTAAATGActaacccccggtttcacagactaAAATCTAAGTCTGAGGTGTTTTTACTAAAAGAAACTTGCTCTGACTAATCATAATAAATCAATGCCTTTATTTTGTCTCAAAATAAACACCAATAACGTTTTTTCTAAGgtacatgtattaaaaaaatatttaaatgtcctaattgaactatggcctaatcctggcttagtctataTTTAAAGATAATTATGATAttgtaaacataataataattgttttaaattatgttCTGGCATTACCCtttgaaatgttattacattatACGTTTCCACAGTGTGTTCATAATGTAATAAACTTCTCATACAATAACCTGTTacattatgtgattttttttattacatttaagaaTTAGTATTACATTATAAGCTCACgattttattatgttttgagAGAATTATTACgaacattatattattatgaacattttaaaataataatgtaatacttATTACATTATGTGCAGTTTTTACATTATGTGCAAGTATTACATTATGAGTTGctacaaggtgtgtgtgtgtgtgtgtgtgtgtgtgtgtgtgtgtgtgtgttcactactgtgtgctTGCACtgggatggattaaatgcagagcacaaattctaagcatgggtcaccatacttggccatacAGTacatcacttcacttcacttctgcTAACTATCGTACATGTGTTCATTCATtctaattcattttaattctacttcccacattttatcaaatataaatttaaattctgCATTCTGTTGGGGATCGAAttcaatattttcttattttctgcatatttttttaaaactcaaaGCATTGACTGCTTCTGCCAAGATCACCTCTTTTACGAGCAGTTCTGTAATTTTTTACACTGTGCTACTGTATCCTGCTTTTTCCCAggttgtattaaataataataacttagaGGGtgcattaaacatttaacacagtATCCAAATGGAACAAAGCAGACATCCAAACGCTGCCCTGTCAAGGTCAAAGGAGAGCAAGCACAAAGTTTCATATTAAGTCCTGGTAATGTAAATTCCACTCGGCTGCCGCCACAGACTGACCAATCGAATCTTGCACTCACTGAAAGTCTCTAAAGAGTCTTTGCTCGCTCCTTTGATCTGCACATATGCATTTCTTTCTGCACAGTAAGGCTAAAGCTGTGTGTTTATCCAGCTATCTCCAGAGGGAACATGGCCAGTCAACCCAGAATAAAACTTTAATGCATCAGGTGATCTCTGTGCTGTATCTTCAGGAACACCcacaaatatattcatttattcaattcAGACATTCATTAATATGCACGCTGAAGCATGCAACCTGATGAAGTTATTTGCCTTTTCATTGCCCGGGATTTCCAAACCACAGAAGTgcataattatatttggaaaatatgaTTATAGGGTTTATAATGCCATATTCTTGTCACTCTGTTTTCCATATTAACATATAAATGCAAACAGAAAGTACTGATTTTTAAAACTGAACATTACTTTTGCGGTTCCAACGTGACTGTTTCCAGATTTGATTTTCTTTGGAGACTAAAGAATGGTCACATATCCAGGTCtatgtaaaagtaattagtttgAAGGTGAAATGTCACTGGTTTTAAAGTTGCTGGATGGCGTCACAGACTTATTCTCCAGACACAAATTTGCTTTACATCATTATttgctctcaaatctcatttgcattTCCACATATTCAAACATGCTGGCTACAGTGATTTGACCAAAATCAAACAGGTTTTAGAACAACACGAGGGTGAAGaagtattaatataattatttttgttctttgttttgttaatttaaaaaataaaagcaattgaaatgccaaaaaataaaaaatataacaaatgcaATACTTTTAAAACGAAAAAttcctaataaaaataattaaataataaataaataatacattcctCAAGCAAAACTCATGATGAGGGAGTTACCTGTGTTGCACAGCATGTTTGTGAATTTGAGGGTGGAACTATAAAGCTATTAAAGTCAATcagtttaaatgcatccatgATCATGACTGTACATCAGAGGTGTTCAATCCGGCTCCTGGAGagccactgtcctgcaaagtttagctccaaccccattAAACATACCTGAAGCCGCTAATCAAAGTAATTAGGaacttccaggcaggtgagtTGAGgtaagttggagctaaactaaaTGGAACTTGCCTAAACAAAACTACTATGAGATCTACAGGACATTTTGACTTATATGATAATTCTACATGAAAAATGTGTGACAAAGGATAAATACATTGTTCAAATCAGCTCTAACTATGAGCAATAGCAACTACTACTAGATTACTACTAATAAGCACATTATACTGTAGATGGCTTCAAGACATAATAGTCCGCATCACTGCATATACATGATAGACTGAAACCATAATAGATCAAACAGCTGAACCTCTAACATTAATGAGAACCATCTGTTTGGGAGCTGCTCTTAAAGAAGTGAGCAAATCTAATAatgcagattatatatatatatatattaactgtcTATAATAGGTGGAAGAGATCATACTATAGACAGTTCATTATGTACtcaattttacataaaatatgtagacTTCTAGATAGCAACAACTCTGCTCAGATACAGTTATATTCCTATGATCAACATCCCTGCAGAAAGATTAATGTATGGAGTGTGCATGTCATTTGACGAAAAACTGCTGAAACATGATAGCAGGTAATATACAGTACGTGTGTGCGAGGATCATGTAAGCAGGATGATGTATTGCTTGGGAGTGTTAATACGCAGCTCCTGACATTTTCACGATAAACTCAGATAGTATGAATAATATGGTGCTATTTCCTACATTTACATAATGCATGGGATGAAGTCATTAACACTAATGTGAATGTGATAGCTAAACCTGTCCACTATTGTTACAGACCATCATCATTCGCCCCCTACCCAAGAGCAACAGAAATGCGGTTGCACCAAATACAAACACAACAATACTGTGCATCAAAGTATCCAACGTATACTGGCTGCAACTAAAAATAGTATGTGAAACCATATGCACTATGCAacaatatacattaaaaatatgagTTTGGAGCATAACCCCCAAGTCACTATGATCCAAAGTGCAACTGTGACTAACAACATTtttagatagattgatagatagacgGGCATACTTTGTGCAGTTTACTGAacatactgaaaaaaaagcaGTATGACATTGGGAACACAGCCTACATGTGCTATAATCTGCATCACAATACTGTGCAACATCTGAATTATTCTCATTGCATCTGTGTGGGTGTTTTCTACCCAACATCAACATGGAAAAAAGAAACCATATTGAGATATTTTGCAAAACAACCAAATGCTTCAGGACAAAGTTGGagaaacacatacatacagtatatacataaaatGATGAATGTTTCATCtatcctcctcatcctctgctCTGGAGCGCAGTGACACAGCGTTCTACTCTTCATCCATCTCTCTGAGGGATTAAACTGTATCAATGAACAAGGGGAAAACTGGACTCTGTCATTTCTGCTTCCCTCAAGCCTGACAGCAAAAAAATGGCCAGGGATGTGGCTGAATACAATTGTGTAGAAAAAGCACATAAGTCATTCAAAGCTCAGTTTATGAGCAAATGACTCACTATAGAGATCTGTAAAAGAGGTTTCATGGCATAACTGGAGGAATCAAAGGTACATATACTGGTTTTATAGCCAAGGGTGATTTAGGTTTCACTAACTTTgaaaatgagcattttttttttacatataggcAGTTGTCTTGCCTAAATGGCagcgagaagaaaaaaaaactcaccgtGTTTCaagaactattatttttattttatacataaaaataatagaaataattataaagatactaattataaataataataatcattataatatatatacatatatgaaacagagttttttttttcttctcacattTTCCATTTAGGTAAGACACCTGCCTATATGTAAAAATATGCTCATTTCAAAGTTAGTGAAACCTAAATCACCTttggctctaatatatatatatatatatatatatatatatatatatatatatatatatatatatatataattttgcttaagatatataaaaataataacgcTTTTGGTGAGACAACATCTTAATTAACAAAAAACTGCTGCAAAACTAAACTTGAATGCTGGTAAGCAAATCAATGTTCAATTTAatcaatcttttaaaaaatatgctATAACTTTAAGACATAACCCTGTTCATTCTCAGTTCATTTAGTTTGAACTTACTGTATATATAAGCACACTGTCAGCATTATAAATGAGCAATGAAGCACTAAGTGGTTTGGATCACATGGGAATTTTCCAGAAAGTTCTTAATGGACCTCATCTACTCTACTTTTTTATACTACCATGGAACTAGTTTCACTGCAGTCCAAACAAATGCCAGTCGACGGTTATAGAAAACCTCTCTGCGTAGAGAAGACAGATATGTCACATATTCAAAACATCACAAGCTGCAGATAAAAACGGAATGGACTTACCCAAGTGTTGTCATGGTGACTATGGTGTACCAGAAGGAGGCTGGGATGCTGGTGAAGTTGGTTCCCTTGGTGCCTTTCTCCGCGTAGAACATGACGGTGGCAAATATGATGATGGCCATGGTGAGGGAAAACAGGAGGAAGCCCAACTCGGAAGCACAGCTCTTCAGAGTATAACCCAGGATTCGCAGGCCCTGAGAATGACGCGAGAACTTGAAGATCCGGAAGACGCGGAACACTCTTAGCGTGACGAATGCTCCACTCACGTCCTCATTCTCAGGCATGACCAGGCCGATGTAGTATGGCATGATGGCAACAACGTCGATTACACTCATGACCGAGCGCATGAACTTGCAACGGCTGGGCGCGGCGAAAAGCCTCATGAGGTACTCGAACGTAAAGATGAGGACGCAGGCCGTGTCCATGCAGAAAAACGCCAACGAGAACTTCTCGCCACATGGCAAGTCTTTCTTGCTGCCTTTGAGGGGTCGGCAGGGGACAGTTTCCACCACGTTTGCTATAACCGAGACGGCAATGAAGAAGCCAGTGACATAGTAGAAAACTAGAGCCATGGTGCTCGTGTGGGGGTTTTCAAAGGCACGCCACAAACGTTCCCGATGTGTGCTGTTTGGTGGCAAAGGGGTGTCCGTCCCCATCTCAGCCTCCGTGTCTTCGGCCAAACGTTCCTGGTTCTCTTTCTTGCGATCCCTGTACTCTTCCATGCAGCAGTCACCGATAATATCTGGCACGATGCCGTAAAACGCCAGCTCCTCATCGAAGGCCTGAACGCACTCCTGCCTCGGGTAGTGAAGCTTGCCGGTGCGGTAGAAGTTCAAAATGTGCCGAAACATTTCTGGGTCCCTGTCGAAGAAATACTCCTGAGTGTCCTCGTTGTAGAAAAACTCCTTTTCCGAGCTGCCCAGCAGAGTGTCAGGATAGCGGTCCAGCGTGTTCTTCCATGTCTGGAAGCGGAGCCCGCTCACGTTTACGAACAGGATCTCGTCGTTACGGCTTTTTTTGTCCACAGGTGGTTTGGGCATGATTTTCTTGGCCAGAGGAAGCCAGCCAACGGCCGCTGCCCTGGCAAACGGTAGCCATGTTGCCACTCCAGCAGCCATATTTAATTTGGTGGCTAAACGTTGTTAACGAATCAAATACACCAGTATGGGGGAATGCCTGTCAGTCCTGAGAAGTTTTTCTGTACATTTAATACGCTAGGAAGGAATCCTGTGAGGTAAATTGAAGTAGGCAAATGCTTTCATTATCTGCTAAGAAAACGTGAGGTTGTCAAAGTGTCAAAGCCATTTGAATCTTAGGATCTCCATATATCAAAAAAGATTCTGAAATGACCCATTAAACATTAATCAGCTCAAGTCTTTAGTTTGCAGAATGTGGCTGTTGAAAGAATCAGTTCAGCCATTTAAATGGTTAACCCTCTTGGCCATTTCTTGCAGGCTCTGCCGGAGAATACTGATTTGTTGCTGTGCTGTACAGTTTCAAATTTGTATTAGTCTGTGATGAGGCTTTTCTGAAGTTAGCAAGAAGACTATTTCTCCTCTACTGCATCCATTCTTCCGTTTGAAGGCCTTCTCCCTCCCTTTTTATGCAATATCAAAACTCTAgcctttatttttctttcctttcttcaaGTTTCAAGTGGCTACTCAATCTCACAAGAGGCTGAGAAGATTTTCAAATGGAGATCTCAAAACCACAGCCACCTGGACTCCACGTATGGACATTCCTTCATCCACCTGTCATGAAACAACACAACAAATCCTTAGATGACGTCTGAAAGCAACATGGGATACAGTAGCTACTTTCACCAGCTTGTTTTACGTCAGAGTCTGTTAAAATAAACAAGCTTCTCAGTCTGTTTATGAGAGCTCTCGCACGCTAAAGTCATCCACACTTTGCACTACAATGAAAATGTgccataacattttaaatatataaaacagtataATATACTACACAGAAATACATTCATAAATTGCATCTAAATATATATCTATGTGTGTTCAggttaataacaataaatatgcaATGCATAAAGTCAATCAATAATGTGTTTCCCCACCTCTAAGCTAATGCAACTTCCTGTTGCATCCAAATGTCTCAGTATGAAGAACCTCCCTAATCCAGAATCAGAATTAAAACCTAAACAAACTTTTTAAGGTATCATCACATAACCACACAGCTGCCCTTAAGGGTCTTGTTGGAGGATTGGTGACCCAGCCCAGTCCCATAATGCATACAACATGCTACCACCATCAAATATCAATAATGCATTACTCTACACCTTCTGCACCATGCGTAAGACCATGCATATAGAAGATGAACAGTAAATGATGGGTTTACTTTAGTACTAATGCAGCTCTGACTACATCACAGCCCATTAAccaactttttctttctttttttactcaaACACATCAGACAGGGGTGCAAACACAAATGTAGGTGCTCTTAAATTTGCATGTCCCTAAAGTGACTTCCAAAATTAATGACAGCTGTAAATAAAACGACATAGAAAAGTCAAGTAAGTTGGCAGCAGTAACGATAAGTAATGATTTATCTTTAAAGACTGGTTACCTCTGAGACAGATGAGGGGAGGAAGAGTTCAATGTGACAGAAAGCTgatcaaagaaagaaaaaggaaacaaACGGCAATCTCTCTGCATAAGTCCTGGCATCTCGCATGCAGCTGGTGAAGGAGCGACCGTAACGCCTAGTCCTCCttgcctctctctcctctcctccactGCTCTGTTACATTCGTgcgctgcctctctctctctctctctctctctctctctctctttcactctctcccaTTTGCTTGCTCAACCTCCCCACccaatttctctctctcaccctctctctctacACTTATACACATCCATTTAAAGCTTAATACCTCTTGCAAATGCATCCTGCCCTACAATGGGTCATAGAGAACGAGGCAATAGCTCAGGTTTCACACAACCTGACAATACTAGATCACACAATCTACTTGTGCCCTTTGTTGCAGCTTACTGCATTCAGACACATCGCATCCTCTCCTCTTTCAACAGATCATTTCATGTTGCTCCACCTCTCTCGGCAGTGGGAGTAGCACTAcaacttcatttttatttcagtttcctcAACTGCTGCCATTACACTTCTGAAAGCAGTCTGTAAAAAGAATTGGTGGAGAATTTATTAAAATCATTGAAGAAGGTAAGAAAGAGAGATGCTTTGTGAGGTTAACATTAATGATATATAGCACAAAATTGTCCGATTTAATTTCCACAACATTGTGTATGTCTTGTTTGGTTCATAAAATAGTGTTATATACAGTAGATTAtgagtcaaaagtttggacacacatgTTACATCTTTCGAAGACAATAAAACTCAACTATGTGCTCAACTATGAGGCCCGGGCTCACCAGGGTGCTTCAATAAACGTCAAAGGGGCCTTAAGAtgaattaaaattcaaaataagctAAAACAACTATGAATCAAGCTCTTAAATCACTCTgcaacgatatatatatatatatatatatatatatatatatatatatatatatatatatataaaaataaaatgtggcaaCGTCTTGTCAAAAATGGTTGAAAACCACTTATCTGAAAGCTTCTGAAATGCTTAAAAATTGTTTGTGATGGCAGATAAATTGTCCttacaattttgttttttgtaaactAATATTCAAATTGTTAGAAAAAAGTTTTTAGTGGTATAAtgttttttggggttttttttttttgggggggggaggTCATTACATAATTCTAATTCTTCCATTTGTGTAAACAATTTGGAAATATTAACTAATGAGTAGGTGTGtccaaatatttattattatattgttttagattatattgTTGTTAGTATATAATCACCCATCAGCCATCTTGATCACTAGATATCAGTATCGGCATAATCCATTGAAAACCCATATCTGCCAACCACTAGTTTACATTCACAAACTGCTCTTTAGTCTACATATTGTATTATTCATGAGGACAAAGGCCGAATTCAGCAGCCTGACACTCATTCATGTAGCATTTATAACAACTGTGCTTTCCACTGCTGTCTTGTGAATGCAACACACATGCAACTGGGGTCTCTGAGGGCTTGTTGTGCTCTACCTAAAATAGAGGGATTTGATtacgttttatatttatatttatatctatatctgTTTACCCTGTGGAATTAACCATTTAATGTAATGGAACACTGTTCACACATGCACGTAAACATTGTCTGGTTTCAGTTATAGAGCAGGCATTACATTTCTCAGCAAACTGTCATGTTAGGGGCAGATTGACGGCATGTGCAATTCCATTTGTAGCCACTAGTCGCACAAAAATTACACACACTTCGATTCCATGATGCATTTACAGATTCCGCTGACATGTCAATCCTTTCGATCAAGCCTTACTTTAAAATGACAACTCTCTTTAAAACTCTCTTTCAACTCCCTTACTTTAAAACACTCTCTTGGCCTACTTGAGCAAATAAACAGTTGCTACTGTAATTCCCAGTGATAGCATTTGTTATGAGGATTGAACTAAAGGAGTTCTCAGGGCACGACGATTGATTCTGTGGAAATATTGCAATTTCAGGCAGTCTCACATAAGAGGAACTCCAGCAAACTGGAATAGAGTGAAGTAAGCCAAGATGACGGTGGAATTGATTCCCGGATGCTCAA encodes:
- the LOC132114867 gene encoding potassium voltage-gated channel subfamily D member 1-like, with amino-acid sequence MAAGVATWLPFARAAAVGWLPLAKKIMPKPPVDKKSRNDEILFVNVSGLRFQTWKNTLDRYPDTLLGSSEKEFFYNEDTQEYFFDRDPEMFRHILNFYRTGKLHYPRQECVQAFDEELAFYGIVPDIIGDCCMEEYRDRKKENQERLAEDTEAEMGTDTPLPPNSTHRERLWRAFENPHTSTMALVFYYVTGFFIAVSVIANVVETVPCRPLKGSKKDLPCGEKFSLAFFCMDTACVLIFTFEYLMRLFAAPSRCKFMRSVMSVIDVVAIMPYYIGLVMPENEDVSGAFVTLRVFRVFRIFKFSRHSQGLRILGYTLKSCASELGFLLFSLTMAIIIFATVMFYAEKGTKGTNFTSIPASFWYTIVTMTTLGYGDMVPNTIAGKIFGSICSLSGVLVIALPVPVIVSNFSRIYHQNQRADKMRAQQKVRLARIRLAKKGTTNAFLQYKDEGGFHDRDSDNALCLKNKSSFEHQHHHLLHCLEKTTNHEFTDELTFSEMCMTESMGYRTSRSTSISSQQGMSTSCCPRRAKRRAIRLANSTVSVSRGSVQELDTLQVHKSSSGLQSRSSLNARTEDLKLNCEDRDFTAAIISIPTPPANTPDESLPPSPAFPGILRNSRTNFYTHETVKISSL